The DNA window AACATCTTTTTAACAAAGGGAACAAGAAAAATCGTTGCGAGAGAGAAGCGGTAGAGCGTTAGGGATGCCGGGTTAATATCGGAGATAGCGAGTTTGATGAAAATAAAGCTGCCTGCCCAGAAAACCATCACTGAAAGAAGTAAAAAATACAGTAAAATCATTAAGCTACAGCTTCTGCTGCTTCGGCAACCTTCTCTTCAACAACTTTCGGCTCTGAAAGCAGCTCGATCTTTCTAATCTCCACTCTCCTCAGCGGATAAATCTTCTTCGCGTTCTTGTAAATCTCAGCCGGTATTTTTCCGAGAACAGCTTCCTGCAAGAACTGGACGAATTTCTCCTTGCTTGCGGTGTTCGTGACGATCTCTCTCATTATTTTTCTTATCGCTCTCTTTTGTGAGCTCTGGCATCTCTTGACAGTGAAAGCTACGCTCTTCACTCTCAGCTTGTATCCGTCGGCAGTTGTAACGTCGACGATGTCCTCTATCTTGCTCGTCCTCCTCC is part of the Ferroglobus placidus DSM 10642 genome and encodes:
- a CDS encoding 30S ribosomal protein S3ae is translated as MARKRRARVKDKWASKKWFTLIAPEYFGYAEVGYTPADSEEKVIGRTVEITLAELTNDYSNQNPYKKLKFKVYKVAGENAYTKFHEFELMRDYLNSLTRRRTSKIEDIVDVTTADGYKLRVKSVAFTVKRCQSSQKRAIRKIMREIVTNTASKEKFVQFLQEAVLGKIPAEIYKNAKKIYPLRRVEIRKIELLSEPKVVEEKVAEAAEAVA